A region of Cellulophaga sp. RHA19 DNA encodes the following proteins:
- a CDS encoding sugar phosphate isomerase/epimerase family protein, whose translation MKRRNFLQKSAQTGALLTLGSLLPNTMLGMPFTKTESDLFFKLSLAEWSFHRAIKSGEMDHLDFAAKAQSFGCTGVEYVSNLFKTKAKDKEYLKQMNSRAADAGVENVLIMIGGEGGLAHLDTKERLKSIEKHYKWIDAAHFLGCKTVRVDLRGGTDKSDAAKASAASLATLAGFAKGSNINVVVENHGGFSSDGVWLSNVIKQVGLANCGTLPDFGNFCIEKDKDKNCLSSYDMYKGMKELLPFAKGVSAKSRNFSADGAEADIDFYKIMKLVKESGYTGFVGIEYEGTLLSEEEGVQKTKDLLLKVAKQL comes from the coding sequence ATGAAGAGAAGAAACTTTTTACAGAAATCTGCACAAACAGGAGCTTTGCTTACCTTGGGTAGTTTATTGCCTAATACTATGTTAGGAATGCCTTTTACCAAAACAGAATCTGACTTATTTTTTAAATTGTCTTTAGCAGAATGGTCTTTTCACCGAGCTATAAAATCAGGAGAAATGGATCATTTAGATTTTGCTGCCAAAGCGCAAAGTTTTGGTTGTACAGGTGTAGAGTACGTATCTAACTTATTTAAAACTAAAGCAAAAGATAAAGAGTACTTAAAGCAAATGAATTCTAGAGCAGCAGATGCTGGTGTAGAAAATGTTTTAATAATGATAGGTGGCGAAGGTGGTTTGGCTCATTTAGATACAAAAGAGCGTTTAAAATCTATAGAAAAGCATTACAAATGGATTGATGCGGCTCATTTTTTAGGTTGTAAAACGGTACGAGTAGACTTAAGGGGCGGAACAGATAAAAGTGATGCTGCAAAAGCCTCGGCAGCTTCTTTAGCAACATTAGCAGGTTTTGCCAAAGGTTCTAATATAAATGTGGTTGTAGAAAATCACGGAGGTTTTTCATCAGACGGTGTATGGCTCTCTAATGTAATAAAGCAAGTAGGTTTGGCTAACTGCGGAACGTTACCAGATTTTGGTAATTTCTGTATAGAAAAAGATAAAGATAAAAATTGTTTATCGTCTTATGATATGTATAAAGGGATGAAAGAGTTATTGCCCTTTGCAAAAGGTGTAAGTGCTAAAAGTAGAAATTTTTCTGCTGATGGTGCAGAGGCTGATATAGATTTTTATAAAATAATGAAACTTGTTAAAGAGTCAGGATATACTGGTTTTGTTGGTATAGAATATGAGGGAACTTTACTATCTGAAGAAGAAGGTGTGCAAAAAACAAAAGATTTGCTGCTAAAAGTAGCAAAACAATTATAA